Proteins from a genomic interval of Streptomyces sp. TLI_235:
- a CDS encoding multimeric flavodoxin WrbA, translating to MRILIINCTLKPSPEPSNTEALACVVDAELTRRGVEMETVRAVDLNLLPGVKTDMGDGDDWPAVHEKVLAAEILIVASPTWVGRPSSVAQRVLERMDAMISETDEQGRPPGYGKVAGVVVTGNEDGAHHVISEISGGLVDIGYTVPAQAWTYWHLGPGPGPNYLDEGKGHEWAHTTGRTMAANLHHVAPRSQAAPGPHPPSRATSTAGPLVVAPSAAPWFGAPARRPDARMRLPEGPVQGSGSRPGASRVPRPARAPR from the coding sequence ATGCGAATACTCATCATCAACTGCACCCTCAAGCCCTCCCCCGAGCCGTCGAACACCGAGGCGCTGGCCTGCGTGGTCGACGCCGAACTGACCCGCCGCGGGGTCGAAATGGAGACCGTCCGCGCGGTGGACCTGAACCTGCTGCCCGGCGTGAAGACCGACATGGGCGACGGCGACGACTGGCCCGCCGTGCACGAGAAGGTCCTGGCGGCCGAGATCCTCATCGTCGCGTCCCCGACCTGGGTCGGGCGGCCGTCGTCCGTCGCGCAGCGCGTGCTCGAGCGCATGGACGCGATGATCTCCGAAACCGACGAGCAAGGACGCCCGCCCGGCTACGGCAAGGTCGCCGGCGTGGTGGTAACCGGCAACGAGGACGGCGCCCACCACGTGATCAGCGAGATCAGCGGAGGCCTGGTCGACATCGGCTACACCGTCCCCGCCCAGGCCTGGACCTACTGGCACCTCGGCCCCGGACCCGGCCCCAACTACTTGGACGAGGGCAAGGGCCACGAGTGGGCCCACACCACCGGCCGCACCATGGCAGCCAACCTCCACCACGTCGCTCCTCGCTCGCAGGCCGCCCCTGGCCCGCACCCGCCCAGTAGGGCGACGTCCACCGCGGGCCCGTTGGTGGTGGCACCGTCGGCGGCCCCGTGGTTTGGTGCGCCCGCGCGGCGACCAGACGCACGGATGCGGCTGCCGGAAGGACCGGTCCAAGGATCCGGCAGCCGCCCGGGCGCCAGCCGCGTTCCACGGCCCGCTCGCGCCCCACGGTGA